AACCAAAATTCGTACGACAACGTCAGCAAAATTTACGAATTCTTCGATACGCTGATCGCGAACACGTCGTACATCGACAGCATTTACGTGCACGATCTAGCGCGCGGCAGCTTCGTGGCGACGCCGCAAGGGTACAGCTCGAGCCGCGTAACGTTCGTCGATTCGCAGTGGGTGAGCGTCGCGGACGAATTCGGCGACGCCAAAATGCTGGTTCGCAAACGTTCGGTGCCTTCGGGCGCGGGCGTCCGCAACAGCGGCACCGAGCTGACGCTGTTTCGCAAAATTCTCATTCAAGGCGAATTCCGCGGCATCGTCGCGATCAATTTGAAGGAGGAAGAGCTGTTCGCCAAGCTTCATCCGCCGCATCGGTCCGGTTTGGAGCGTGCGCGGTTCATCGTCGATCTCGACGGGGAAACGCTGTATTCCGTCGCGGGCGGCGGCTTCGATCCGGAGACGGTGCGCGCCGCGCCGCAGCATTCGGAAGGGGAGGAGATCGGCGAGTTCCGCTACAACGGCGCCTCCTATTTGGTGAATCGGCTGGAATCGCCGCTAACCGGCTGGACGTACGTGTCGTACGTCTCCCAAGACAGCTTGCTCGCGCAATCGAAGCATGTCCGCAACGTCGTCCTGTCGGTGTCCGCTGCGGCGCTGCTCCTCGGCATAGCCGCGATCGCGTACATCCAATCGGTGGCGTTCCGCCCGATTCGGCGCATGCAGCGGCTGTTCAATCAGAACGACCGCGATCCGAACCGTTCGCCTGACGACCTCCTGCATTTGGAACGGCTGACGTCCGAGCTGCTGAGCGATCACGCCCAGCTGGCGCAGCTGATTCGGCAGACGATGCCGGAAGCGTCGTCGAAATTTTTGTACGACGTCTACATGGGCAACGTCCACAGCAAGCGGGAGTTGAAGGAGAAATGGAGCAGCTATTTCCACGGGTGGACCGATGCTCCGCTGACGTTCGCGGTGCTGTCGATCGACCGGTACGAAGCATGGTCGCGCCGCTATCCGACCGCCGACCATTCGCTGCTCAAGTTCGCGCTTGCGAACGTGATCGCCGAGCTGTTGGCGTCAGAATGGCGCGTCTCGTGCGCCGACTTCGGCAAGGATAAGCTGGCCGTCCTGCTGCAGCCGACGCGCGGCGGATCGGGGGCGCCGCAGGTGGAAGCGTTCGCGGACGCGATCGACGTCGTGCGGCGCATGCTCGGCTTCAGCGTGTCGCTCGGCGTGAGCGCCCCGTTCGCCGACCCCGGAGGACTGCGGCAGGCGATGCTGGAGGCGGAGAACGCGCTGGGCTATCGGCTGTTCCGCGGCTACGGCAGCGTCACGTTTTTCGACGAGGTGCTCGATCACGAGCTGGCGCCGGCTGCGGCGAAGGAGCCTTGGATCGACGATCTCGCCGCCGCGATCGAATCGGGCGACGAATCCCGCGCGCTGCAGGCCGTCGCCCGGATGGCGCACGAGCTGCGCGAGACGAAGTATTACCCGTCCGCGGCGCTGAAGCTGCTGCGGGGCGCCGCGGATCGGCTGCGCCGCATCGAGCAGCGCGGGGAAGCGGACGCGGAGGAGACGGATTCGCTCGAGGAGGTTGATACGCTATCGCTGGAGGAAATCGCGCAGCGGTTCGCAGGGCGCGCGTCCGCCTCGTCCGCACGCATCCGCGGCTTGATGGAACGCAAAGACTACGCGCTCTGTCAAAACATGATCGAGTTTATGAAAGGCCGGCTCGGCGAGCCGATCGGCATCCAGGAGATCGCCGACGCCGTCGGCGTCAGCGTCAGCCTCGCCAGCCAGCTGTTCAAGCAGGAGATGGACGACACGATTTACGGATACTTTACGAAGCTTCGCATGGACCGAGCCGGAGAGCTCCTCGTCGAAACGGACGAAAAAATTTCGGATATCGCCGCCAAGGTCGGTTATCAGCACGAGAACAGCTTTATCCGCGTATTCCGGAAATACAAAAACATTACGCCCGGCAAATACCGCGAGATGATGAAATACAAGCTCGAGGCGGCGCACGAAACGACCGCCGCCTCCGAGCTTCGAGGGAGGGACTACAACGTTGAATCGAAAGGAAATCGTCTCGCGCCATAATCCGGTGCTGACGAAGGCCGAGCCGCTCGCGCCGCTGTCGATCGGGAACGGCGAGTTCGGCTTCAGCGTCGACGTCACCGGACTGCAGACGTTCTACGACGATTACGAAACGCCGCTCGGCACGCAGTCGAATTGGGGGTGGCATTATACGGGAGGGAGAACGGTCTTCGCCGCGGACGATGCCGCGTATCAACGATTCGATACGTACGGCCGGCCGGTGCCGTATCCGATGAAGCCGGAGGACAAGGCCGAAGCGTACCACTGGCTGCGGCAAAACCCGCACAGGCTGCAGCTCGGGCGGATCGCTTTCCGCCTGCTGCGCAAGGACGGCGCGGAGGCGAAGCTCGGCGATCTGGAGAACGTCCGGCAGGAGCTGGACCTGTGGACCGGCGTCGCCCGCAGCGCGTTCGCGCTCGACGGCGTTCCGGTCGAGGTCGTCACGAGCTGCCACGCGAAGCGCGATGCGGTCGGCGTAAGCGTCCGGTCGCGGCTGATCGCCGAAGGGCGGCTCGCCGTCTTCCTGCGCTTTCCCGCGCCCGACATGACGCATACGAGCTGGTCGAAGGCGGTGTTCCCGGCCTGGGATCGCGACGACCGCCACCGAACGGTTGTCGAGCATGAAACGTCCTCGTCCGTCGCGCTGCGGCGGACGATGGACGAGGACGGCTACCGCGTCCGCTGGGACTGGGCAGAAGGACGTCTCGAGCGGACCGGCGTCCACGAATTTACGCTGACGGGGGCGGGCGGCGACGCGGAGACCCTCTCGTTCGCCGTCGGTTTCGCGCCGGACCGCGATCCCGAGCCGACGACTCCGGAGGAGGCCGAACAGACGAGCCGGGAGCATTGGACAGCGTTCTGGACGTACGGCGGCGCGGTCGATTTCTCGGGATCGCTGGATGCGAGGGCGTTCGAGCTGGAGCGGCGCGTCGTGCTGTCGCAATATTTGACGGCGATTCACAGCGGCGGCTCGCTCCCTCCGCAGGAGACGGGGCTTATGTATAACAGCTGGTTCGGCAAAATGCATCTGGAGATGCATTGGTGGCATGCCGCGCATTTCCCGCTGTGGGGCCGCCCGTGGCTGCTCCGGAAAAGCATGGATTGGTACAACGCTATCCTGCCGCTGGCGCAGGAGCTCGCTGCATCGCAAGGCTACGAAGGCGCGCGGTGGCCGAAGATGGTCGGTTTCGACGGCAAGCAAAGCCCGTCTCCGGTCGCGCCGGGGCTCATCTGGCAGCAGCCGCATCCGATGACGCTGGCCGAGCTGCTGTACCGGGCGGAGCCGAACCGGGACACGCTGGAGCGGTACGCGGACCTCGTATTCGCCTCGGCGGATTTCATGGTGTCGTTCGCCCATTGGAACGAAGCCCGCCGATCGTACGACCTCGGCCCGCCGCTCATTCCGGCGCAGGAGTGCCACCATATGCACGAGGGGAAAAATCCGCCGTACGAGCTCGAATATTGGAAGTACGGGCTCGAAATCGCCGTCCGTTGGGCGGAACGGCTCGGGCTGCGCGCGAACCCGATGTGGGCGAAAGTCGCCGGCGCGATGGCCCATCCGCCGCAGCGGGACGGCGTGTATCTCGCGCACGAGCTGTGCCCGGATACGTTCACGGCGAAAAACCGAGATCACCCGTCGATGCTCGGCGCGCTCGGGATGCTGCCCGGAACGCTGGTCGACCGGGAGACGATGCGAAACACGCTTGCGAAGGTGCGGGACGTCTGGCATTGGGAATCGGCGTGGGGATGGGATTTCCCGATGAGCGCGATGACGGCGGCTCGGCTCGGCGAACGGCAGGCGGCGGTCGATTTCCTGCTCATGGACACGACGAAAAATACGTACCTCCCGAACGGCCACAACTACCAACGCCCGGGGCTGACCGCCTATTTGCCGGGCAACGGCGGTCTGCTGATCGCGGTCGCGATGATGGCGGCCGGCTGGCACGACGGGAACGGGGAGCCGAATCCTGGCTTTCCGAAGGACGGGTGGTCCGTTCGCTGGGAAGGTTTGCATCCGATTTTATAAAGGGGGTAGCCGCATGGGCAAAGGCACCGTGTATCCTGCGGAATGGAAACGGTATTCGGATCGCTTCACCGGCATCGACGTGCTGCAGCTGACCGACTATAAAACGCACAGCTATCATTTGTATTTTACCGAATCCGGGTGGTATGCGAACGAACGAAAGCTGCTGTTCATCTCGGACCGGAACAACGCGACGAATTTGTACAGCATCGATCTGGACGACGGGGCGATCACGCAGCTGACGGATTACGAGAACAACGACGCTTTGGGCGCTTGCCTTCGTCCGCAGGGGGACGTCGCGTTCGTGAAAACCGGCCAAAACATCGCCGCGCTCCGGCTCGATACGCTGGAGGAACGTCCGTTGTTCGCGGCGCCCGAGGGCTACAAGATCGGCAATGTGAGCTGCACGGCCGACGGCCGCTATGTGCTGACCTGCCTGCAGGAAGATTTGTCGCACCGCATCCGCCTCGACTTGGGCAACGGCTACGTCGGCCATCGAGAGCTGATGGAGGCGGCGCCGCACAGCCGCATCTTGCGCATCGACGCGGTCACCGGCGATGCCGATACCGTGTACGAAGCGCATCGGTTTATTACGCACATCAACGCTTCGCCGACCGTGCCGCACTTGATCACGTTTTGCCACGAGGGGCCGTGGCATCTCGTCGATCACCGCATCTGGGGGCTGAATCTCGACACCGGCGAAGCGTGGAAAATCCGCGAACGGCTCGAGCCGCTGGAGAAGGTCGGGCACGAATTTTTTTATCCGGACGGCGTGACGATCGGCTACCATGGCTTTCGGGCGGACGGGACCAACTTCTTCGGGCGGATTCGGTATGACAACTCGGGGATGAAGGAGACGGATTTCGATTTCGACACATGGCACTCCCATGCGGACGGGTCCGGTCTCGCCGTCGTCGACGGCAAAGGCGACGTGAGGACGCTGTGCGTCTGGAAGGAAGCGGACGGCGCGATCGACGGGCCGCGGGTGCTGTGCGAGCTGCGGTGCAGCTTTCATTCGCAGAAGGTGCACGCCCATCCGCGTTTTACGCGCGACGGGTCGAAGCTGTTGTTCACGAGCGACAAGAACGGGTACGCTAACTTGTATATGGTGGAGATGCCGGACGCGTTCGAAATGCTGCCGAAGCTGGAGCCGGCGGCGAAATAAACACGTAAGGAGCCGGGCTTCGCAGCCGGCTCCTTACGTGTTTTTTTAAAAGAATCGGCTCAGCGCCGCGACTTGTCTTTTGATCAACTGCGCGAGCAGCCTGGCGATGGCGTCCGCCCCTTTGCGCGTAAAATGCGTTAGATCCGTACCGTTCACGGAAACCATGAACAGCGTTTGCGCCTCTTCGAAGCCGATTTCTTCGTAATATTTTAGGCTGGCGGACATGAGGTCGACGACCGTCGTCCGCGTCTCCGCGCCGACCTGCTTCATCGCTTCGCAGTAATCGGGGAAGTCGTTCATAAAGCGCCCGTCCTCGCCGAGGTGCAGGCGGCCGACGGGGGTGATCAGCAGCGGTACCGCTTGCCGCGATCGGGCGCCTTCCACGTACTGCTTCAAGTACGATTTGTATTGCTTATACGGCTCGGTATAGCGATCCGGCCGGCTTGTCGTTGCATCGTTATGTCCCATTTGCACCCATATGTAATCGTACGGGCGAATGTCGGCCCAAATCGCGTCCAGCCTGCCTTCCTCGATGAACGTCTTCGAGCTGCGCCCGCCGATCGCGCGATTGTCGAAGCGGACGTCGTCGGTCGCGTACCGGTCGATAAACTGTCCCCAACCGCCTTGCGGCGCTTCCGCTTCGCTATAGGTTTGAACCGTAGAATCACCTGCCAAATACACCGTAACCATAGAAA
The nucleotide sequence above comes from Paenibacillus sp.. Encoded proteins:
- a CDS encoding helix-turn-helix domain-containing protein: MMQSVKQWLAYTLTNTQTRLVLFLTVSVCVIISGVSLTSYYTSKSVLQSELSEPQHQMLQISMNFIDEYIEKTDQIAVTVALHPNVYTFLTSENQNSYDNVSKIYEFFDTLIANTSYIDSIYVHDLARGSFVATPQGYSSSRVTFVDSQWVSVADEFGDAKMLVRKRSVPSGAGVRNSGTELTLFRKILIQGEFRGIVAINLKEEELFAKLHPPHRSGLERARFIVDLDGETLYSVAGGGFDPETVRAAPQHSEGEEIGEFRYNGASYLVNRLESPLTGWTYVSYVSQDSLLAQSKHVRNVVLSVSAAALLLGIAAIAYIQSVAFRPIRRMQRLFNQNDRDPNRSPDDLLHLERLTSELLSDHAQLAQLIRQTMPEASSKFLYDVYMGNVHSKRELKEKWSSYFHGWTDAPLTFAVLSIDRYEAWSRRYPTADHSLLKFALANVIAELLASEWRVSCADFGKDKLAVLLQPTRGGSGAPQVEAFADAIDVVRRMLGFSVSLGVSAPFADPGGLRQAMLEAENALGYRLFRGYGSVTFFDEVLDHELAPAAAKEPWIDDLAAAIESGDESRALQAVARMAHELRETKYYPSAALKLLRGAADRLRRIEQRGEADAEETDSLEEVDTLSLEEIAQRFAGRASASSARIRGLMERKDYALCQNMIEFMKGRLGEPIGIQEIADAVGVSVSLASQLFKQEMDDTIYGYFTKLRMDRAGELLVETDEKISDIAAKVGYQHENSFIRVFRKYKNITPGKYREMMKYKLEAAHETTAASELRGRDYNVESKGNRLAP
- a CDS encoding glycoside hydrolase family 65, translated to MNRKEIVSRHNPVLTKAEPLAPLSIGNGEFGFSVDVTGLQTFYDDYETPLGTQSNWGWHYTGGRTVFAADDAAYQRFDTYGRPVPYPMKPEDKAEAYHWLRQNPHRLQLGRIAFRLLRKDGAEAKLGDLENVRQELDLWTGVARSAFALDGVPVEVVTSCHAKRDAVGVSVRSRLIAEGRLAVFLRFPAPDMTHTSWSKAVFPAWDRDDRHRTVVEHETSSSVALRRTMDEDGYRVRWDWAEGRLERTGVHEFTLTGAGGDAETLSFAVGFAPDRDPEPTTPEEAEQTSREHWTAFWTYGGAVDFSGSLDARAFELERRVVLSQYLTAIHSGGSLPPQETGLMYNSWFGKMHLEMHWWHAAHFPLWGRPWLLRKSMDWYNAILPLAQELAASQGYEGARWPKMVGFDGKQSPSPVAPGLIWQQPHPMTLAELLYRAEPNRDTLERYADLVFASADFMVSFAHWNEARRSYDLGPPLIPAQECHHMHEGKNPPYELEYWKYGLEIAVRWAERLGLRANPMWAKVAGAMAHPPQRDGVYLAHELCPDTFTAKNRDHPSMLGALGMLPGTLVDRETMRNTLAKVRDVWHWESAWGWDFPMSAMTAARLGERQAAVDFLLMDTTKNTYLPNGHNYQRPGLTAYLPGNGGLLIAVAMMAAGWHDGNGEPNPGFPKDGWSVRWEGLHPIL
- a CDS encoding oligogalacturonate lyase family protein, which translates into the protein MGKGTVYPAEWKRYSDRFTGIDVLQLTDYKTHSYHLYFTESGWYANERKLLFISDRNNATNLYSIDLDDGAITQLTDYENNDALGACLRPQGDVAFVKTGQNIAALRLDTLEERPLFAAPEGYKIGNVSCTADGRYVLTCLQEDLSHRIRLDLGNGYVGHRELMEAAPHSRILRIDAVTGDADTVYEAHRFITHINASPTVPHLITFCHEGPWHLVDHRIWGLNLDTGEAWKIRERLEPLEKVGHEFFYPDGVTIGYHGFRADGTNFFGRIRYDNSGMKETDFDFDTWHSHADGSGLAVVDGKGDVRTLCVWKEADGAIDGPRVLCELRCSFHSQKVHAHPRFTRDGSKLLFTSDKNGYANLYMVEMPDAFEMLPKLEPAAK
- a CDS encoding rhamnogalacturonan acetylesterase, which translates into the protein MVTVYLAGDSTVQTYSEAEAPQGGWGQFIDRYATDDVRFDNRAIGGRSSKTFIEEGRLDAIWADIRPYDYIWVQMGHNDATTSRPDRYTEPYKQYKSYLKQYVEGARSRQAVPLLITPVGRLHLGEDGRFMNDFPDYCEAMKQVGAETRTTVVDLMSASLKYYEEIGFEEAQTLFMVSVNGTDLTHFTRKGADAIARLLAQLIKRQVAALSRFF